Proteins encoded by one window of Candidatus Obscuribacter sp.:
- a CDS encoding tetratricopeptide repeat protein, whose product MPISSKLVVALSGLFFSGAFVAADAADVKPPAKPAPSGKAASTDKSAETKAAKAPDAKANSAKATDSKVGMVKGGHPENWGLKFTDAERAEMKKESDAIQKALCDKHYTHGTADLEKSQVEKGYLEAVALFKEKKFAEAKARFTKAIEANDKPEEKALYKTLVMATFKHSRNYVGRASCCYEMQDYAGAVKDADEAIKICPDYSQPYIVRARAYKALKLPDAYIKDVNTASSLDTMPRALVMDMKSMGGLMKSTSRIFAQKIRGMENRVAEKTFVNGAAGLKKSQYFPMMREGLELENRNDFKAAQTKFGLVLKALHDPAELALWKDKSALDRRRASAYQHLAFCKLNLKEYNDAIGYLTEAIKLDPNGSQAYINRSKAYAKIGKMKESEADAAKAASIKPAPGQTSGEMD is encoded by the coding sequence ATGCCAATCAGCAGCAAGTTAGTGGTCGCTTTGTCTGGACTATTTTTTAGTGGTGCTTTTGTCGCGGCTGATGCTGCTGACGTTAAGCCCCCGGCCAAACCTGCGCCGTCTGGTAAGGCTGCCAGTACTGACAAGTCGGCTGAGACAAAAGCCGCTAAGGCTCCCGATGCTAAAGCTAATAGTGCCAAAGCTACTGATAGTAAAGTCGGAATGGTTAAGGGTGGTCATCCCGAAAACTGGGGACTCAAATTTACTGACGCCGAGCGCGCCGAAATGAAAAAGGAGTCTGATGCCATCCAGAAGGCACTATGCGATAAGCACTACACCCATGGCACCGCTGATTTAGAAAAAAGTCAGGTAGAAAAGGGCTATCTGGAAGCTGTCGCGCTTTTTAAAGAAAAGAAGTTTGCTGAAGCCAAAGCGCGCTTTACCAAAGCAATTGAGGCTAACGACAAGCCTGAAGAAAAAGCTCTCTATAAGACCCTGGTGATGGCTACTTTTAAACACTCACGCAACTACGTCGGCCGTGCCTCATGCTGCTATGAAATGCAAGATTATGCAGGCGCAGTCAAGGATGCAGACGAGGCAATCAAGATTTGTCCTGATTACTCACAACCCTATATCGTGCGTGCCAGGGCTTACAAAGCCCTCAAGTTGCCTGATGCCTACATCAAAGACGTCAATACCGCTAGCAGTCTTGATACCATGCCGCGTGCTCTAGTAATGGATATGAAGTCCATGGGCGGTTTGATGAAGTCTACGTCGCGTATTTTTGCTCAAAAGATTAGAGGCATGGAAAACCGCGTTGCCGAAAAAACCTTTGTAAATGGCGCTGCTGGACTCAAAAAGTCGCAGTATTTTCCCATGATGCGCGAAGGTCTGGAGCTGGAGAATCGCAATGACTTTAAAGCAGCACAGACTAAGTTTGGTCTTGTACTCAAAGCTTTGCACGATCCCGCTGAGCTGGCCCTGTGGAAAGATAAATCAGCGCTAGATCGTCGCCGTGCATCTGCTTATCAGCATCTCGCTTTTTGTAAGCTCAATTTAAAAGAATACAACGATGCAATCGGTTATCTCACTGAGGCCATCAAGCTGGATCCAAATGGCTCACAGGCTTATATCAATCGTTCAAAAGCTTATGCCAAAATCGGCAAGATGAAAGAGTCAGAGGCTGATGCAGCTAAAGCTGCCTCAATCAAACCAGCACCCGGTCAAACATCCGGTGAAATGGATTAG